The nucleotide sequence TATCTTGCACAAAGCATCATTTTAATGGAGATGGAGAGGGGTTTGTTTCTGTGtcctgtaaaaaacaaaaaagtcaggTCTGAGAAGTGGGAAGGCCACAAACCTGGCTTGGGAgccaaaatgcatttctgaCATAAAAATGTACAATTCTCAGTGATGTTTGTATCATTTCTCTACAAAAAGGtttcaaaagaacaaaacaaaattatctgtGACGTTTGTGAGTGTGGCTATTTTAGAATTTCTTTCcataagtgattttttttcttaaagatgtTTAATAGTAATTCCTATAATAAAGTCCTGTTGTACTCTtaagactgtattttttaacactgttaaaatttttctattctttacagggggaagaagaaagaaagggggcttggggaggaaaggggcagctctggcgcagctccagctgtgcccctcAGATGCAAACACCCCAAATCTGTCCAGGtttgctgcctccctgctcctgaTGGGGCTGAACTTGTGCCCAGTGATTTCCTCAAGAATTCCGTGACCCATTCCTGGGGAAGCAGCCCTGGGGACCGTGCCAGGGCCACACGGAGCATCCCCCTCACTTGCAGGGATGACACAGAACCCACCTTTCATTGCCAGGCGGGATTGGAGCTTTCCAGCCTCACGTGTGTGGCTCAGAAACCTCCcctgcaaaagaaaagccaggaaaaaaagtcaaggCATTCTTGCCTTAAATGTCAAAAGCATGGGAACGCTGGAAAAGGCTGGCTGCCGCCCTGGGGAGCGCAGAGCCCAgtgcctgcccagcccctggagcagctccacaaCTCCCTTTGGAATTCCTCCGGGGGACAGGGCTTCGCTCCGCCACCGGCGTTTTAAGGCGGCTGAGAGCAGCCCGGGGCTGGAGATGTCCCCGGGATCCCTGCCGTGGAAATGCACTGCCCCCTTCCTTCGCCAGGCTGCGAGATGGGAGCGGAGACGAGTTTTCCTTATCCTCAGCTCATTGCCGGGCTGAGGGCTGCACCCAGCGCCAGCGCTGCTCCCCGCCGGGACAGGCCGGCTGCAGGACGGGTGTCCCCACGGACATGGAGCATTTTATACACCGAGCTGAAACACACACAGCGGCCTCTGTCTGCTGGGACCCAGGGCGGGGTCAGGGGGGCAGCCCCGGGCACGGCTGGAGCTGATCCCAGTGGGGCTGATCCCAGTGGGGCTGATCCCAGTGGGGCTGATCCCACTGTCCATCTGTGCTGATCCCACTGTCCATCTGTGCTGATCCCACTGGAGCTGATCCCACTGGAGCTGATCCCACTGCCCATCTGTGCTGATCCCACTGTCCATCTGTGCTGATCCCACTGGTGCTGATCCCACTGGAGCTGATCCCACTGGTGCTGATCCCACTGGAGCTGATCCCACTGTCCATCTGTGCTGATCCCACTGGAGCTGATCCCACTGGAGCTGAtccccctggagctgctcccactgccccctggagtctgtgcagggacacagggactcCGTCGTCGCTGCGGCTCCAGCCCGGGATATCCCACGATCCCGCGATTCCGTGACGCGGCCAAGAGGAGACGGGGCTCCCACGAGCCCCGGGAGTTGTGGTGCTGCCCGGGCTGGGCTGCGGGTGCCGGGACACACCCGGGCCGGGTCCCGTCTGTCGCGACAGCGCCGGGGGCGACCGCGGTACTGATGGGGGCGATCCGGCTGCGCCGGCGCTCGGCCATCGGCTGGCGCTGCCTGGGCACCTTCTCCCGCCGCCGCTCGGCACTCGGCTGCGTGCCCTGGCGGCCGCTCCGGTTCCTGTTCCGCTCCGGTTCCATTTCCGGTTCCGGTTCCGGGTGTGGGCAGCACCGGGCCGGGTCTGGGGCTCGTCCTGCGGGGCCGCCATGGCCGCGGTGGCCGGGAGCCGCACGCACAAGACCGGGAGCGTGTTCAACCGGTGCGGCGGGGCGGGGGTTCAGCCGGGCCGGGGTTCAGCCGGGGTTCCCGGTTCTCCCGCGGCCCTCTGAGCCTCCCCCCGCCGCCGCTTGTCGCCCGCAGGGCGCGGAACCTGGTGCGCATCGGGCTGCTGGAGAAGCCGGTGTGGCTGGACGTGTACGCCGCCTTCCCGCCGCTGCGGGAGCCCGTGTACCGCGTGCCGCGGCCGCGCCACGGCAGCGCCCGGGACCCCATCGCCCCCATCTTCTACCGGGAGGACACCGTGCGAGCGTGAgtccggcccggccccgcgggcacCCACAGGGCACCTTCGGTGTTCCTTAACGCCATTGTTACCCCTCCCGGGCTGCTCCTAAAGCAGCCGCCAGCTTTTAGctcttgtggttttttggaATAAATGGGGTGGGGTTTGTGCTCTTCCCCGTGTTTATGACATGTTTGTAAGGGCAGATCCCTGCCCAGcgcacagctccaggctgggctgaaaCCCCCGGGAAGGAGCTCCCGACCTGCTCGGCCCCGTGGCTGGTGGTGATTAACCGGAATTTATCAATACAATTAAAAAAGCTGGAACGAATCTCTAGAATCCCGAGctggtttgagttggaagggaccctaaagcccatccagtgtcacccctgccacggcagggacaccttccactgtcccaggctgctccaagccctgtccagcctggccttggacactccaaGTGTTCATAAAGACTCAtgtgaaaaggagaaataattatGTGAATGCTCTTATTGCACCCTAAATTAACTGTCTCTGCTGTTGTCTGTTTCCTCCTGATTTAGCTGCAAAATCTAAACCCTTTCCTTTCACGAGCAGGAGGTTTTACAAAGTTTATGGCAATGGCCCCAGACCTTTCAACCTGACACAGTTAAACTTCAAATCTACTTGCCAGAGGTAAGGTGATAATTAAACCAGAAATGTTCCTGAGACTGctcctttctccccttccttctgTGAACCAGAAGACTGTGAGTGTAAAAGAGCAACTTTGCAACCCAGGTTTGTTGAGAAGTACAATGAActggagaaagaagggaaaatcgAAGAGGAGAAATTGTTTGAAGAAACGGGAAAAGCCCTTTTAGCCAGTGGGATCATTTTACAGAGAAGAGGAGTGGTTAAAGTGAGTATTGAATATTCACAGAGGTACTTGGATTGAGAAATTGAGAAAGCTCCACTCCCAGGCCTTTAATGCTGAGTTGATCTGAACTAAATCCTCAGCAAGACAGTCACACACCTGATGCTCCTAAATTGTCTTTGCTGTGCAGAGAAACCTTTCCTCTCGGCCATGGTTAAGGGGCTTATGGGtcagaaaaggtgtttttctgctgatgAAATTGAATAATCATTCCAAAAATGCATGGTGTATCTGTCTAAAGCATTTGGGACTGTGCATATTTGTTGTTGTGTCTTGAAGTTTTCCATTTCTTAGCTGGAGGCCAGCACCCTCTCAGGGAatgtcctgccctggggacatcGTGTTGTGCCTCCACAACAATCTCAGCATGAACTGAACTTTCCTTGGACACTCAGGGGGCTGTGGGTGTCCTCTGTCACCCTTTTTCCACCCTGTTTCATGTGactttttctgtcctttccctgCAGGTGGAGCAGCAGGGTGCTGGATCCAGGGATCCTgccttgcagctgcagctccacgctgtgctggaggagctgcaggagaagaggaaggacaggcaggagcagccagggacacagcaggagaATCCCAGGCCCTCCTGACAGTCCTGCTGAGCTGTGTCACCTGCCAGAGCCAGCCTCCAGCCCTCCTGTGGGACATTTCCCTGAGGGAACAGGatcctgctgccctccaggcTTCTCCATGTCACACATGTTCCCCTCTGTCCAGCTCCACACTGATAAAATCACAGATAATCTTATTTTTTAGGGTTCACGACTGTTTTCTGAAATCCAGTTGGAAAATGCTGAGTGTAGAagtggaaaattaaaacattttgtttaaacCCTGGAAGTTCTGCCTGTTCAGGTGTCTGGATTGCAGAAGTGAAGATGTTTCCTGCTGGGGGAATGGCAGATCCTGTTTGATGTattccagcagctgtttgaAGTGTCATCTTTTTATAGTTGATTGAGGAAAGGTGCTATTTATAGAAGGGGTAGAATGTGCTCTTCCCATTCCATATTTGCCTAAActcagggcagggggaggtgTGGCAGTAGCAGATAATTGGGAGCTTTGCAGTTTTCTAGTGATTCCTGATGGAATTGGTCACCTTTGAAGTGTGGAAGTGGGATGTTCCAGCTCTTTGCTGATGCTGCTTAGGGAAACAGCCACTGGAAATttggcatggaaaaaaaaaaataacaaccaaTCTTCCTGGGATTAGGAGGGAGTTCTTCCCGTGGCTGCAAATCCAGTGGCTTGGCTGATCATTCATTAAACATTTTGGCTTGGGCtgtgtgaaaaacaaacagtttggtttgtctcttttctttttatttgtgttttttttggtgtgcgtttttctttgatttgttGTTCTTTTCAATACCAGACTGCCACCAGCAGGTGTAAATGATGTCTgatctctccctccctgcccagtttggtgttcctgctgctgcGTGTGGTGCAGGAAGCTCAGAGGCAGTGAAAATGCCCCTGGTTGGTTTCTGTGCCTTGCTTccctcctggcagtgctgtgatCACAGCAGAATTACTGTTATCCTTGGAAGGTCAAACTTTATTTCCAGTCCTGCTTttgtggctgcagaggagcacagggTTTTGTTACAAAGAGCAAAAATCCCTCTGTTTTAGCATTAATCCAGCCATAAATACTGAATGTAGAGCCCTCCCAGAGCCTTGGGGTGTGCCCTGCACCGgttgctgtgcagagcaggtgAGCAGAAATTGGAATTGGTTCTGTTTCGTGTTGAAGGAGGTCACAGAGGGCAGATCCCTCCCAGCTGAGCCAACTTCCCTAAGTGCTGTCACCTGGAGCCTTGGCTTTGGCACGGCTGTCACCTGGGGGCACCTGTGACCCCGAGGGGGCACCTGTGACCCCGGGGGGGGGACCCGTGACCCCGGGGGCTTCTCCTGCCCTCCAACACCTGGGGAGCTGATGGTGGTCAGCTGCAGGTGGTTAATTCCCGTGCCGCAGGTGTCGGTGGTTACGGGCTGATGGCCTCGTGCTCGGGGAGCCGGGGAGGGCAGAAAGCCTTGGATTTATGGAGCAGCACGGCGCCGGGacggggtgtgtgtgtgtgtgctcctgaCCCCTGTGCCAGCAGTTTGTGCTCCAGGCCCTGTGCCCCCCTTGTGACCGGGCAGGTAAGTGGCCGAACGTGCGGGATACCCCGGGGACCGTGTGCGGGATGCGCCGGGGACCGTGTGCGGGCCACCCCCGGGGACCGTGTGCGGGATACCCCCGGGGACCGTGTGCGGGATACCCCCGGGACCGTGTGCGGGATACCCCCGGGGAACCGTGTGCGGGATACCCCCGGGGAACCGTGTGCGGGATACCCCCGGGGAACCGTGTGCGGGATACCCCCGGGGAACCGTGTGCGGGATACCCCCGGGGAACCGTGTGCGGGATACCCCGGGGAACCGTGTGCGGGATACCCCGGGGAACCGTGTGCGGGACACCCCGGGGAACCGTGTGCGGGACACCCCGGGGACCGTGTGCGGGATACCCCGGGGACCGTGTGCGGGATACCCCCGGGACCGTGTGCGGGATACCCCCGGGGAACCGTGTGCGGGATACCCCCGGGGACCGTGTGCGGGATACCCCGGGGACCGTGTGCGGGATACCCCCGGGGACCGTGTGCGGGATACCCCCGGGGACCGTGTGCGGGATACCCCCGGGGACCGTGTGCGGGATATCCCCGGGGACCGTGTGCGGGATACCCCGGGGACCGTGTGCGGGCCACCCCCGGGGACCGTGTGCGGGCCACCCCCGGGGACCGTGTGCGGGCCACCCCCGGGGACCGTGTGCGGGCCACCCCCGGGGACCGTGTGCGGGCCACCCCCGGGGACCGTGTGCGGGCCACCCCCGGGGACCGTGTGCGGGCCACCCCCGGGGACCGTGTGCGGGCCACCCCCGGGGACCGTGTGCGGGCCACCCCCGGGGACCGTGTGCGGGCCACCCCCGGGGACCGTGTGCGGGATACCCCGGGAACGCGTTCCgatggaggggagggagagcaggagcccTGCCCATGTGGGAATtctgggccgggccgggctgtggctGATGGAGCAGCGCTCGGGACACTGTGCCGTGGGTTCGGGGTGTGCCGGGTGACGGGGAGCCCACGGGGCTGAGCTCGGAGCATTCGCTGCGATTCACGTCAAACCGGTTAAACCAGCGAGTGTGAGccgcgccgggcgggcggcgctggCGGTGCGGACGGGGCTGTAACGGGGGGATTGGGTTGAGGACAGGTTCGGCAGCGATGGGGGAGCCGGGGGCGGTGTGAGCGGGGCCGGTCCCAGCCCCGGCGCTCCCCGCTAGGTGGGAGCCGCGCTCCGCTCTCCCGGCGCCGAGCGGCGGCTCCTCCCGAGCCCCGGGCCGAGCTTGCgccaggaaaatattttaaaaagcgTCGTGGCTTCTCCTGGGAGGGAACCGGGGCAGTCCCGGCGGTGGGAGCCCCGGCTGCCGGGATTCCTGCCCCGGGGAAGGCGAGGGATGCTCCCGGGGCTGAATTCCCGAccttcctggtgctgctgtggcgGCTGCTGTCGCCGTTTGCCGGAGTGTTTTAGGGGACAGTAAATGGCCCAGGAGCCCTTACACAGAACCTTCCTTCCTGAGCTATCAAAGAGGAGACGAGCACGGGCAGTGACacctcccacagctctgccaggaggcTGAAGGTTTTCCAAGGACAATTCCTAAAAATGTGAGACTTTCACCAGAAAGTTTCGGggtgcagagctgcctgcccaCACCGGTGCCCTGGGTGACTGGAGGGATCTCCCggggatgctgcagcatcccttGGCTGTTCTCCCAAGCAGTGCCAGTGCAGGAGGTGTCCTGCTGGGACAAACACCTCCAGTCCCAGGGTCAGGGCTGCAGAGCCGGGCTCGGAGCTTGGGAGCTGCTTTAACcctcaggcagctgctcccagagccctgctcagccccttcACGTGTTCCTGGGCCGTGGATTAGCCGTGGTATGTGTTGAGGGCAGGGGAGCTAAGGATTTAATAGGATCAGGTCTAATGTCTAGAGCAGCCAAAATAATTCAGCAGCTTTGCTGGAAAAACAGGTGATCTGACCTTGCCAATGCCAAGCTTCACTGAGGCAGATAATAAAGGGTTTAATGTTTAAGGAGCACGGCTCCAAATAAGATATAAAATTGTTGGCATTACCGCTCTGTGGAATCCTCTGGGATTTGCCTCTGCCCAAGGCTGCCTTGTTCTGAGCTTTGGAATATTCCAGACCTCTGTGGCTGTTAGGAAGATGGATGTGGACTCAGAGCAGGGTGCTGGCCCTGATGGGCTGTTTGCACACTGGAGAGGGGATGGCACTGAGTGGCTCCTGCTTTGCAAAGCCTGGGCAGTGTCACTTCTGCTTCCTGCCTGGTCCTAAACTGGGGCTTTTTATCCAGTTGGGTTTGCTGCTCTTTGCAGTGTTTTGCTTCTGCAGCACCATAATGTCCATGGCACAGTAATTCCCAGCCTGAGAGTTCTGGGATGTGTAGGATACAGGACAAGCAGGAGGGTCAGAGCAAACCagtgagagcagcaggctgagctcagcagtggctgaagaagctgctgctgttttaccAGTAAATGTGAAGTCCTGGCAGCCCCTCACTGGTCAGTTCTGACCCAGGGATGGCAGCCAGGGCCAGTTTGGCCGGGTCAGCCAGTGGGGCTGAGTCCCTGAGGGACCCCAGCTGTGGGCTGAGCTCACTCTTGGGCACGACAGTGTGTTTAATGAACATTTTGACATCCATTCCGGGAAGGGCAGGCTGTGTGCTGTCCCACGGCTCACCCTGGCTGGGAGGGCTTTGCTGGCAGGAAGGGATGTGCCTCACCAAGGAGCTCCTGTGGCCCCATCCCGCTGAGCTCTGGCTCCCCTGGGCCAGGGGcgctcccacagctgctgccccgAGGCAGGAATGTGACACCTTTGGGGGTTTGGGATGTCCCCCACTGCTTGGAGCATCAGCGCTGCTTTGGGGGGGTCCCTGCAGGAGCCCGGTGCCTCAGCTGCCCTTggctctgtctgtccctgtgctgctgctgcctctctgcatATTGCAAGCTCATTCTGATGTGCACTAATGCTATTATCCTCCAGAAATTGAAATCAAGTCTGAACCTATAATGTTTCACTGGGAGGGAATTGGGGTTATATATTCCTGTGTACAGCAGCATTCTATTTCAGTCATAGCATTTAATTATGATTGGTGTGTTAGTGCCCACCAGAGCATAACAAATTGTCATTATGTTATTCTGCTGAGTCTAATTTAATTGGCAAGTTGTCACAAAAGCAATTATCCATCATTTATTTTGTTGCCATAACCACATCTTGGAGAGCACCTGCTGTCTGAAGTGGAAAGGCTCTGCGTCTCTTGGTCCTGGATTTCTTCCACTTGCCTGACACAAAGACACCATTTCCtcctcttatttaaaaatatgttcctGGTTTCCCAGCGTGGGCTTGTGAGCAGGGCCGGGAATGCTGGAGGGAATGCTCTGTGCAGGTagagccctgctgggacatcccgGGGCTGCTGTGacctgtgtcccctctggggacactggggacagcccggggcaGTGTCTGGGCGTGGTGGTCAGGTGTGGGACTCTCTCCTCACTTCTGGAGAGCTGGGATGAActaaggagagaaaggaaagcttGAAATAAGACATTTCCCTGCCTGGAGTAAATAAAACTCTTGGCTTCTTGCAAATGATTTTGAGGAAAAccagggaggggaagaaaatccCCTGAAGTGCTGGGGGTTAATTCTGGTGTTTAAACCCACAGAGGTGGGTTGAGTGTGCCCAGAGGTGTTTGGAGGAGCAGaagggctgcaggggctcagccctgACAGAACCTGGCTTcttctggagctgctcagtTGAAGAACAAAGACCCAAAGTTTGGCATTGGTGCTGCCCTtgcccaccctgctcctgggaCAGACAGGGCGCCCCtggctgcccttccctggctcccagagccctggaatccatcccagagccaggcagcCCCTTCCAGATAAGGCATCTGGGCTCCCGGGGAGATTAGGAGGCTGGCGAGGGAAGATTAGTGGTTTCTTATAATCCACCAGGCAAAGCAATATCAGCCCAACCCCAAACTGCTGATTTCTCCTTCCCGAGATGGCACGTGCCTGTGACCCGTTCACTTGGGAGATTTTGGAGATTGCATCCCAAAATCCTGCGAGGCTAATGCAGACTCATGAACTCGAAGCTTGTGACTCACTGTGATGAATgagtaaataaatgaaaatctgttctgatgtctgtatttctgtgaGTTACTCCTCTCTCCGCCCTGTCTGTAATCTCTTCCCCTCTGGTAGTTCTGATTAGCTGCTAATGAGGAAAGATGATTTTGTAGTTAAAGCACATAGAGAGGGTTTTGTTCCtagttctgccttttttttttttttttttttttttttttttttttttttttaatttttcccttccaCGCCTTGATTTCCCAACCTGTGGGCCCAGATACTGTTGATGTAGGATGGATGGTGTAAAGTTAAGTTGATCCATATTTGCAAACCAGTTTCTTTCAAAGGGGAGGGGTACAGCGACTTGGAAAGGAAGAATCATAAACCCTCCCTCTTGTTgttcctgctggggctggagatgAGCACTGTCCCTGTCTCGtttcccagcagtgacagcccgGAGCTGGCCAAGCTCCTTGCTCACAGACACCAGGAGAAGGCctgcaggtgtccctgctgtgcctctgctcaCTCCCCGGGGCTCCTGTCCCTTATCCCACCtctcagcagagcccaggagctgctggggcaggtgaAGGGTGCTGGGTGCAAGGTTAAACCTGCAGCCGTGCCAGCAGATAGTTGTGTGTCTGATTTATGGCTGAAATTCCCCGGCATGGAGGAGGCTTTGTGAGACGGCTGAGCGTGATAAATAACTCACTGTAATCTATTATTTAGCAAATtataatgaaaagcagaaaatacacagaGGGGAGCAGACAAATGCATTCCCCAGCTGGCAACTTACTGATGGTTTAGAGCCAGGAAACGGATATTTTAAGAGGGTTTGGGAATTTCCATGGCTTTCCCCTACAGATAAATCACCTTCCTGCAGATGTATTCATTGGGTGCCCTGCTGCTGCGTTGGATCCTGGGGGATGGAATCACCCCaagagctggggagaggagtgGACCCCAGCTCCGTGTCTTGCCGTGACACCCACTTGTGGAATCCCCTGGATTCCCTTGATCTTGGATGCTGGCAGGAGGCACGGGGAGGCTCCAAAGCAGCGTTTGTGCTCGGAGTGAGGCAGcggagctctgctctccccgCCACCCCTCTGTGCCTCTCCGGAGCATCCACCCGGGAGTGTGAAAAAATCATTGTCTGGGGATCGAATCCCACCTCTCCCGGGCAGAGTGTCCCTGTTCTCTGGTTCTCCCTGGCAGAAGTGTCCCGGTTCTGTGGTTCTCCCGGGCAGTGTCCCGGTCCCCGGTTCTGTGGTTCTCCCTGGCAGAGATGTCCCGGTTCTGTGGTTCTCCCGGGCAGTGTCCCGGTCTCCGGTGCCGCTCCCTGGCAGAGGTG is from Sylvia atricapilla isolate bSylAtr1 chromosome 20, bSylAtr1.pri, whole genome shotgun sequence and encodes:
- the MRPS23 gene encoding small ribosomal subunit protein mS23; this translates as MAAVAGSRTHKTGSVFNRARNLVRIGLLEKPVWLDVYAAFPPLREPVYRVPRPRHGSARDPIAPIFYREDTVRARFYKVYGNGPRPFNLTQLNFKSTCQRFVEKYNELEKEGKIEEEKLFEETGKALLASGIILQRRGVVKVEQQGAGSRDPALQLQLHAVLEELQEKRKDRQEQPGTQQENPRPS